The nucleotide window CACGACCTCCCAGCCTTCAACGTCCCTGAAGAGGATTGGCCTGTCCCTGTACCTGAGGAGGAACTTCGTTATTTCAAGCTCCCTGCTAACCGGCTCCTCGATGACGACAAGCTCATCCTTGAACCTCCCAATTATCTCCTTCAGCAATTTCATCACCTCCATCCAGCACGTCAAGGACGTCGAGAAGCTCGCACCAAGCGTCCTTACCGAGGATCTCCGCAACAGATGGCCTCGTCCTCCCCCCGTCCCCCGATATCAGCTCCTTTATGTAGAGACCCCCATCCGTCAGGAGCCGCAAGCGGAAGTGGGTCTCATCTATGGGCTCGCCCCAGGCCTCGTAAACCCTCCTAACTCTCACAGTATCGCTCCGGCTGTTGAGAACCCTTCGGGGAGTTCTCTGCCTTATCTCCGCCCCTCTGAGAGTCTCGACTACCTTCCTAACCTCCTCGGGCATTACACCTTCCCTCACAAAGATGAGGGCCTCATAGAGCTTCCTGTGTCTCTCCGTCAGGACTTTCTCGGCTTCCTTCGGCCCCACGAACTTCATCTCAAGAACCTCGACCTTCCCGCTTGCCGCGATATCCTCCGCGATTTTCTCTAAGTTAGCCTTCCTCCTCTTAGGTCTCTTAATTTCCACGATGAAGGGTCGGCCCCTGCCAAGCATTCTCACATCAACGTCTTCCCTTCCCGCGCCCTTGAAGACACACTTTCCCCCGAAGGCCCTTGAGAAGGCCCTGCAGATTATCGACGCCACGCTGTCCCTGAAACCGGGTAAGGGCGTCTGCGGAATTCCTCGAACGAGCTTTCGGTAGCGACCGTAAACGTAAATGGGGTTCACCTGGAGCTCCACCCGTCCAGAGGCAGGCTCGACGATGAATACTACATCGGGTCTCTCCCTGTTAACTTTCTTGCCGAGGAGCCCCTCGAGGAGCTTTCCAAGCTCCCTGTTGAACTCCCTGTTTATCGGTTCTCCCCATTCGATACCGAACCTTTTCCAGATTTCTTCCTCCTTCTCAAGTACTTCCTTTGGGAACCTTGAGCCCACGAGAAACGTGTCAAACTCAATTCCCTCCCTCTCAACGGCATTGAGACAACGGTTCGCGTATTCCTCAAGCCTCTCGAAGACACCTCCACATAGCTCACACCTCTTTGGCTCCTTCAGCAAGGGTAGTTCGCTCGCGGCCCTCTCCATGTTCAGGACGAACCTTATCGCCTTTCCTCTCTCCTCGTTGCTACCCTTTCCAAGCTTCGCGAAGAGCCTGCCGAGGCAGTGGTTGCAGAGCTCAACTTTCCCCAATACTTCCGCGGCCTTCTTGACTATTATCATCCCTACACCTTTGAAGGCACAACTTTAAAAGGATGACCGTGAAGGGAGTTTGGAGGTTGATGGAGATGCCGAGGAGGGCAAGGGAGTTCCCTGAAGAGGGAGAGTTCGTAGTCGCCACGGTCAAGAGGGTTCACCATTACGGTGCTTTCCTCGAGCTTGACGAGTACCCCGGAAAGGAAGGTTTCATGCACATAAGCGAAGTCGCCTCGACCTGGGTGAAGAACATCAGGGACTACCTCAGGGAGGGACAGAAGGTAGTCGCCAAGGTTATCCGCGTCGACCCCGAGAAGGGCCACATAGACCTGAGCCTCAGGAGGGTCACCCAGCAGCAGAGGAAGGCCAAGCTTCAGGAATTTAAGAGGGCCCAGAAGGCCGAGAACCTGCTCAAGATGGCCGCCGGGAAGCTCGGTAAGGATTTCGAGACGGCCTGGAGGGAGGTCTGGGTTCCCCTCGAGGAGGAGTACGGAGAGGTTTATGCGGCCTTCGAGGAGGCCGCCAAGGAGGGTATAGAGGTCCTCAAGGGGCTCATCCCCGACGAGTGGCTTCCCGTCCTCAAGGAGATAGTCGAGAACTACGTGGAAGTGCCCACCGTAACCATCGACGCTGAGTTCGAGATAACGGTTCCCAAGCCCAATGGCATAGAAATAATCAGGGAAGCCTTGATAAAGGCCAGGGACAGGGTGAACAAGGAGAAGGACATAGAAGTGAAATTCACTTATCAGGGTGCGCCCCGTTATAGAATAGACATCACCGCCCCTGACTACTATAAGGCAGAGGAGGTCCTGGAAGACATTGCCGAAGAAATTCTGCGCGTTATAAAGCAGGCCGGCGGTGAAGCCACCCTCCTGCGGAAGGAGAAGAGGATTAGGAAGGTTAAGAGGAGGAAGAAGTAAGATGAGGTTCCGAATAAGGAAGTGCCCGGAATGCGGCCGCTACACACTAAAGGATGTCTGCCCCGTTTGCGGAGCGAAGACAAAGGTGGCTCATCCGCCCCGCTTTTCACCGGAAGATCCCTACGGCGAGTATAGGAGGAGGCTCAAGAGGGAGATTCTCGGTATAAGGCGCAAGGAGGAAGGAGCATGAGGGAGACGACAATAGTCGTTTACGAGAGGCCCGACATATATGATCCCATATTCATCGAAGGTCTGCCCGGCATAGGGCTCGTCGGAAAGCTGGCGGCCGAGCATCTCATCCAAGAACTCAATGCCAAGAAGTTCGCTGAGCTATACTCGCCCCACTTCATGCACCAGGTCCTCATAAGGAAGAACTCCACCGTTGAGCTCATGAAGAACGAGTTCTACTACTGGAAGAGCCCCGATGACGAGCACAGGGACCTGATAATCATCACGGGTGACACCCAGGTTCCCCCAACGGACAGCTACGGTCACTTTGAGGTCGTCAGCAAGATGCTCGACTTCGTGGCCGAGTTTGGCACGAGGGAGATTATAACTATGGGGGGCTACCAAGTGCCCGAACTGCAAGGAGAGCCAAGAGTGCTGGCAGCGGTAACGCACGAGGACCTCATAGACTACTACAAGGCCAAGCTTGAGGGATGTAGCGTCGAGATCATATGGAGGGAGGACGAGGGCGGTGCGATAGTCGGCGCCGCTGGACTGCTGCTCGGCATAGGGAAGCTCCGCGGGATGTACGGCATAAGCCTGCTAGGGGAGAGCCTCGGTTACATAGTGGACGCTAAGGCCGCCAAGTCCGTCCTCTCGGCCGTTACTAAGATACTCGGCCTCGAGATTGACATGACGGCCCTTGAGGAGAGGGCCAAGGAGACGGAGGAGATTCTGAGGAAGGTCGAGGAGATGCAGAGGGCCATGCTGGAACAGCAGCTTCCGAGGCCTCACGAGGAGGAGGACAGGGGCTACCTCTGACCCTTTCCTTTTGGGTGGTTTAATGCTCGTCGACGCCGATCTTCACATTCATTCCCACTATTCTAAGGCGGTCTCGAGGACGATGGTCTTCCCCGTTATAGCCGAGAACGCAAGGCTCAAGGGTCTTGGTATAGTGGGCACTGGGGATATCCTGAACCCGAAGTGGGAGAAGGAGCTTCTCAAATATGGGAAAGAGGTTGATGAGGGCACCTACGAGGTGAAGGGCGTCCGTTTCCTTCTCACGGCTGAGATCGAGGACGAAAAGAGAGTCCATCACCTCCTCGTATTCCCGAATATCGAGGCGGTTAGAGAGATGAGAACCCGGATCGGGAACATCGAGAGCGAGGGAAGACCGCATGTAAACCTCTCCGCGGAGGAGATAGCAGAGCTTGCAGGGGAGCTTGACGTCCTAATAGGGC belongs to Pyrococcus yayanosii CH1 and includes:
- a CDS encoding tRNA pseudouridine(54/55) synthase Pus10; this translates as MIVKKAAEVLGKVELCNHCLGRLFAKLGKGSNEERGKAIRFVLNMERAASELPLLKEPKRCELCGGVFERLEEYANRCLNAVEREGIEFDTFLVGSRFPKEVLEKEEEIWKRFGIEWGEPINREFNRELGKLLEGLLGKKVNRERPDVVFIVEPASGRVELQVNPIYVYGRYRKLVRGIPQTPLPGFRDSVASIICRAFSRAFGGKCVFKGAGREDVDVRMLGRGRPFIVEIKRPKRRKANLEKIAEDIAASGKVEVLEMKFVGPKEAEKVLTERHRKLYEALIFVREGVMPEEVRKVVETLRGAEIRQRTPRRVLNSRSDTVRVRRVYEAWGEPIDETHFRLRLLTDGGLYIKELISGDGGRTRPSVAEILGKDAWCELLDVLDVLDGGDEIAEGDNWEVQG
- a CDS encoding translation initiation factor IF-2 subunit alpha, which translates into the protein MPRRAREFPEEGEFVVATVKRVHHYGAFLELDEYPGKEGFMHISEVASTWVKNIRDYLREGQKVVAKVIRVDPEKGHIDLSLRRVTQQQRKAKLQEFKRAQKAENLLKMAAGKLGKDFETAWREVWVPLEEEYGEVYAAFEEAAKEGIEVLKGLIPDEWLPVLKEIVENYVEVPTVTIDAEFEITVPKPNGIEIIREALIKARDRVNKEKDIEVKFTYQGAPRYRIDITAPDYYKAEEVLEDIAEEILRVIKQAGGEATLLRKEKRIRKVKRRKK
- a CDS encoding RNA-protein complex protein Nop10, with amino-acid sequence MRFRIRKCPECGRYTLKDVCPVCGAKTKVAHPPRFSPEDPYGEYRRRLKREILGIRRKEEGA
- a CDS encoding proteasome assembly chaperone family protein; protein product: MRETTIVVYERPDIYDPIFIEGLPGIGLVGKLAAEHLIQELNAKKFAELYSPHFMHQVLIRKNSTVELMKNEFYYWKSPDDEHRDLIIITGDTQVPPTDSYGHFEVVSKMLDFVAEFGTREIITMGGYQVPELQGEPRVLAAVTHEDLIDYYKAKLEGCSVEIIWREDEGGAIVGAAGLLLGIGKLRGMYGISLLGESLGYIVDAKAAKSVLSAVTKILGLEIDMTALEERAKETEEILRKVEEMQRAMLEQQLPRPHEEEDRGYL